A single window of Malus sylvestris chromosome 5, drMalSylv7.2, whole genome shotgun sequence DNA harbors:
- the LOC126623497 gene encoding E3 ubiquitin-protein ligase WAV3-like, giving the protein MGGGGGASSKLRKAAKKMAVAAANACGGSFSRRKTIVSDHTNTTTPTISGSSAVSPTNPTNVQPATAAAKEEEVSKEREMTINYSNVPYAKSLCAICLDPLSYHSKGSSPGQAIFTAQCSHAFHFSCISSNVRHGSVTCPICRAHWTQLPRNLNPPWGSLSSCNRADPIFQILDDSIATFRIHRRSFLRSAHYDDDDPIEPDHVSSFPRLQFSLIPIPHSAPPSLFTPYSYHPPPHHLSCSSSSLLQSPTRPKSYTMCAFSDRAYLSVKLANQRATDLVLVASPNGPHLRLLKQCMALVVFSLRPIDRLAIVTYSSAAARVFPLRRMTSYGKRTAQQVIDRLFYMGQADPVEGIKKGIKILEDRAYKNPECGILHLSDSPMRSYHAAMDMDVPIPVHRFHVGFGFGTSNGYIMHEFEDLLRRILGGMIREIELRMRIGEEASRSSRIVRIGELRGGEEKKILVDLGVCEHICVGYSYIEEGDEMTTGETVAKVGLGDDVGKSSSSSSSNATVRGGRGGFACGAASGTSGAIIGGRSSTSTSSVESWDYHDAYMARRWAKHLHAYRL; this is encoded by the exons atgggaggaggaggaggggcaTCATCAAAACTGAGAAAAGCAGCAAAGAAAATGGCGGTGGCTGCTGCAAATGCATGTGGTGGTTCCTTTTCCCGCAGGAAGACCATCGTCTCCGATCATACCAACACTACCACTCCCACT ATCTCAGGTTCTTCAGCCGTGTCTCCAACAAACCCAACGAATGTCCAAccagcaacagcagcagcaaaagaagaagaagtttcCAAAGAAAGGGAAATGACAATCAATTATAGCAATGTGCCTTATGCTAAG AGTTTGTGCGCAATATGTCTAGACCCTCTGAGTTACCATAGCAAGGGGAGCAGCCCAGGGCAGGCTATATTCACGGCCCAGTGCTCCCATGCTTTCCACTTTTCCTGCATCTCCTCCAATGTTCGCCATGGTAGTGTTACCTGCCCCATTTGCCGAGCCCATTGGACCCAGCTGCCCCGCAATCTGAACCCACCTTGGGGTTCCCTGTCTTCTTGCAACCGAGCTGACCCTATCTTCCAAATCCTGGATGACTCTATTGCCACTTTCCGCATCCACAGGCGCTCATTCTTGCGCTCTGCTCACTATGATGATGACGACCCAATTGAGCCCGATCACGTCTCTAGTTTCCCCCGTCTCCAATTCTCTTTGATACCCATCCCACATAGTGCACCCCCTAGTTTGTTTACTCCATATTCATACCATCCGCCCCCACATCACCTAAGCTGTAGCTCCTCATCATTGTTACAATCACCAACCAGGCCAAAGTCTTATACTATGTGTGCCTTCTCAGACAGAGCATACCTTTCTGTGAAATTAGCAAATCAACGAGCAACAGACTTGGTGTTGGTTGCTAGCCCCAATGGGCCGCACTTGAGGCTTCTCAAGCAGTGCATGGCATTGGTGGTTTTTTCCCTTAGACCAATTGATCGTTTGGCCATTGTTACCTACTCATCAGCTGCTGCTCGCGTCTTCCCTTTGAGACGCATGACATCTTATGGAAAGCGAACAGCCCAACAGGTTATTGATCGTCTGTTCTACATGGGGCAAGCAGATCCCGTGGAAGGGATCAAGAAGGGGATAAAGATACTTGAAGATCGTGCATACAAGAACCCAGAGTGTGGCATCCTGCATCTGTCTGACAGCCCAATGCGATCCTACCATGCTGCAATGGACATGGATGTGCCGATTCCAGTCCATCGCTTCCATGTAGGATTTGGATTTGGCACTTCGAATGGATATATCATGcatgagtttgaagatttgcTAAGAAGAATCCTAGGCGGCATGATTAGAGAAATTGAGTTGAGGATGAGAATAGGGGAGGAAGCCAGCAGAAGCAGTCGGATCGTGAGAATAGGAGAGCTAAGAGGAggtgaagaaaagaaaatcttgGTGGACTTGGGCGTGTGTGAACATATTTGTGTGGGATATAGCTACATTGAGGAGGGTGATGAGATGACAACAGGGGAAACAGTGGCGAAGGTAGGACTAGGAGATGATGTTGGTAagagtagtagtagtagtagtagtaatgCAACGGTTAGAGGAGGACGGGGAGGATTTGCTTGTGGTGCTGCATCAGGGACGAGTGGTGCAATCATCGGCGGGAGGTCTAGTACAAGTACTAGTAGTGTAGAAAGTTGGGACTACCATGACGCTTACATGGCTAGAAGATGGGCCAAGCATTTGCATGCCTACAGGCTTTGA